Proteins encoded within one genomic window of Manis pentadactyla isolate mManPen7 chromosome 4, mManPen7.hap1, whole genome shotgun sequence:
- the PSME3 gene encoding proteasome activator complex subunit 3: MASLLKVDQEVKLKVDSFRERITSEAEDLVANFFPKKLLELDSFLKEPILNIHDLTQIHSDMNLPVPDPILLTNSHDGLDGPTYKKRRLDECEEAFQGTKVFVMPNGMLKSNQQLVDIIEKVKPEIRLLIEKCNTVKMWVQLLIPRIEDGNNFGVSIQEETVAELRTVESEAASYLDQISRYYITRAKLVSKIAKYPHVEDYRRTVTEIDEKEYISLRLIISELRNQYVTLHDMILKNIEKIKRPRSSNAETLY, encoded by the exons ATGGCCTCGTTGCTGAAGGTGGATCAGGAAGTGAAGCTCAAG GTTGATTCTTTCAGGGAGCGGATCACAAGTGAG GCAGAAGACTTGGTGGCAAATTTTTTCCCAAAGAAGTTGTTAGAACTTGATAGTTTTTTGAAG GAACCAATCCTAAACATCCATGACTTAACTCAGATCCACTCAGACATGAATCTCCCAGTCCCTGACCCCATTCTTCTCACCAACAGCCACGATGGACTGGATGGT CCCACTTATAAGAAACGAAGGTTGGATGAGTGTGAAGAGGCCTTTCAGG GAACCAAGGTGTTTGTGATGCCCAATGGGATGCTAAAAAGCAACCAGCAGCTGGTCGACATTATTGAGAAAGTGAAACCTGAGATCCGGCTGCTGATTGAGAAATGCAACACG GTCAAAATGTGGGTACAGCTCCTGATTCCCAGGATAGAAGATGGGAACAACTTTGGGGTGTCCATTCAG GAGGAGACAGTTGCAGAACTGAGAACTGTTGAGAGTGAAGCTGCATCTTATCTGGACCAGATTTCTAG ATATTATATTACGAGAGCCAAATTGGTTTCTAAAATAGCTAAATATCCCCATGTG GAGGACTATCGCCGCACGGTGACAGAGATTGATGAGAAAGAATATATCAGCCTTCGGCTCATCATATCAGAGCTAAGGAATCAATAT GTCACTCTACATGACATGATCCTGAAAAATATTGAGAAGATCAAACGGCCTCGGAGCAGCAATGCAGAGACACTGTACTGA